In Nymphaea colorata isolate Beijing-Zhang1983 chromosome 13, ASM883128v2, whole genome shotgun sequence, one DNA window encodes the following:
- the LOC116266735 gene encoding TPR repeat-containing thioredoxin TTL1-like isoform X1: MSHSGEGRPRWLPTSQRRATTPPPPPPPRELGLGALADELRDVLCNKPDTIDLRLGSPVSPHGLHSHPGGATTSSSGSSGPPTTRKASNNNSGELSAGSSGSSNGGGGGGGGGAGGGSPTAESVRNSGRSVRTGNILAAAPPTENPPESSCVRRSVGPAATGLLIQSGNPVRSSSPVTPAKTGRSDVLGSGMGNYGHGNVMRGGGKHSDFPAPMPVAAGNIRLAGESMLVRRAMESGDPEEVRKAGNEQYKKGHFVEALRLYDRALEISPDNAACRSNRAAALTALGRLVEAVRECEEAVHFDPNYGRAHQRLVGLYLRLGHVENARRHLYYFGHQPDPGELQKLQIIERHISRCTDARKIEDWKSALREGDAAIAAGAESCPHLFALRAEVLLKLHRLDEADSSLSSLPKFDLPLPSCSQIKFFGMVGDSYLCFVRAQVEMSLGRFENAVSAAEKSGQLDPHNNEISVLLSKVRAVARARARGNDLFNAGKFAEACSAYGEGLGYDPSNPVLYCNRAACRSKLGQWERAIDDCNNALRIQPNYTKALLRRAASNSKLERWSDAVHDYEILRKDLPDDNEVAEGLFQAQVALKKSRGEEVYNMKFGGEVEEIFDSDQFKAVVASPGVSVVHFKRRSNIQCEQISPFVDTLCVRYPSLNFLRVDIDESPAVARSENVRIVPTFKIYKNGNRVKELVCPSQQVLEYSVRHYSL; the protein is encoded by the exons ATGTCACATTCCGGGGAAGGGAGACCCAGGTGGCTGCCGACGAGCCAGAGGAGGGCGACGACCCCaccgccgccaccgccaccgAGGGAACTGGGACTGGGGGCGCTCGCTGATGAGTTAAGAGACGTGCTATGCAACAAGCCGGACACGATCGACCTGAGGCTCGGGTCGCCGGTTTCCCCACATGGACTGCATTCTCATCCTGGCGGAGCTACCACCAGCTCGTCCGGCTCCTCCGGCCCCCCGACAACCAGGAAGGCAAGCAACAACAACTCGGGCGAGCTCTCAGCGGGGAGCAGCGGCAGCTccaatggtggtggtggcggcggcggtggcggggCAGGAGGAGGCAGCCCCACTGCGGAGAGCGTGCGCAACTCCGGTAGATCTGTCCGGACGGGGAACATCCTCGCCGCTGCTCCGCCAACGGAGAACCCTCCGGAGTCATCCTGCGTGAGGAGGTCGGTAGGCCCCGCGGCAACGGGGTTGCTGATCCAGTCGGGAAATCCGGTGAGGAGCAGCTCGCCGGTGACACCGGCGAAGACCGGGCGAAGCGACGTGCTTGGTTCCGGGATGGGGAATTATGGACATGGGAACGTAATGCGGGGTGGCGGGAAGCACAGTGACTTTCCGGCTCCTATGCCGGTGGCGGCGGGGAATATCCGGCTGGCAGGAGAATCCATGCTGGTGCGGCGGGCAATGGAGAGCGGAGACCCGGAGGAGGTGAGGAAGGCAGGGAACGAGCAGTACAAGAAGGGGCATTTCGTTGAAGCCCTGCGCCTTTATGACCGAGCGTTAGAGATCTCGCCTGACAATGCCGCTTGCCGAAGTAACCGAGCGGCTGCACTGACGGCTCTGGGGAGGCTGGTGGAGGCAGTCCGGGAGTGCGAGGAAGCGGTCCACTTCGACCCAAATTATGGAAGGGCGCACCAGAGGCTGGTCGGGTTATACCTCCG ACTAGGCCATGTGGAAAATGCAAGAAGGCATCTCTATTATTTTGGCCATCAACCAGACCCAGGAGAGCTGCAAAAACTGCAGATCATAGAGAGACATATAAGCAGATGCACTGATGCCCGGAAAATTGAAGACTGGAAGAGTGCTTTAAGGGAAGGTGATGCAGCCATTGCTGCTGGAGCAGAATCTTGTCCTCAT TTATTTGCATTACGGGCAGAAGTGCTGCTCAAACTCCACCGGCTGGATGAAGCAGATTCATCTCTATCTAGTCTGCCCAAGTTTGATTTACCCCTGCCTTCCTGTTCTCAGATCAAGTTCTTTGGAATGGTTGGTGACTCCTACTTGTGTTTTGTTCGTGCACAGGTCGAGATGTCATTGGGCAG GTTCGAGAATGCAGTTTCAGCAGCTGAAAAATCTGGGCAGTTAGATCCACATAACAATGAAATTTCAGTACTCCTGAGCAAGGTGAGAGCTGTTGCCAGAGCTCGAGCAAGAGGAAATGATCTTTTCAATGCTGGCAAGTTTGCCGAGGCGTGTTCTGCTTATGGAGAAGGTTTGGGTTATGATCCATCAAATCCTGTTCTATATTGCAATAGAGCAGCTTGTAGATCAAAGCTTGGCCAGTGGGAAAGGGCAATTGATGATTGCAATAATGCTCTGAGAATTCAACCCAATTACACCAAAGCTCTTCTTCGGCGAGCTGCTTCCAATAGCAAG TTGGAACGATGGTCAGATGCAGTTCATGATTATGAGATATTGAGGAAAGACTTACCAGATGACAATGAAGTAGCAGAGGGATTATTTCAGGCACAAGTTGCATTGAAGAAATCAAGAGGTGAGGAAGTATATAACATGAAGTTTGGGGGTGAAGTGGAAGAAATTTTTGACAGTGACCAATTCAAAGCAGTGGTTGCATCACCTG GTGTTTCAGTGGTGCATTTCAAGAGACGTTCAAACATACAATGTGAGCAGATCTCTCCATTTGTGGACACACTTTGTGTTCGATATCCCTCTTTAAATTTCCTCAGG GTGGACATTGATGAAAGTCCAGCAGTGGCCAGATCAGAGAATGTGCGGATTGTTCCTACCTTCAAAATCTACAAGAACGGCAACAGAGTGAAGGAATTGGTGTGTCCAAGCCAGCAGGTATTGGAGTACTCTGTCCGGCATTACAGTCTTTAA
- the LOC116266735 gene encoding TPR repeat-containing thioredoxin TTL1-like isoform X2, translating into MSHSGEGRPRWLPTSQRRATTPPPPPPPRELGLGALADELRDVLCNKPDTIDLRLGSPVSPHGLHSHPGGATTSSSGSSGPPTTRKASNNNSGELSAGSSGSSNGGGGGGGGGAGGGSPTAESVRNSGRSVRTGNILAAAPPTENPPESSCVRRSVGPAATGLLIQSGNPVRSSSPVTPAKTGRSDVLGSGMGNYGHGNVMRGGGKHSDFPAPMPVAAGNIRLAGESMLVRRAMESGDPEEVRKAGNEQYKKGHFVEALRLYDRALEISPDNAACRSNRAAALTALGRLVEAVRECEEAVHFDPNYGRAHQRLVGLYLRLGHVENARRHLYYFGHQPDPGELQKLQIIERHISRCTDARKIEDWKSALREGDAAIAAGAESCPHLFALRAEVLLKLHRLDEADSSLSSLPKFDLPLPSCSQIKFFGMVGDSYLCFVRAQVEMSLGRFENAVSAAEKSGQLDPHNNEISVLLSKVRAVARARARGNDLFNAGKFAEACSAYGEGLGYDPSNPVLYCNRAACRSKLGQWERAIDDCNNALRIQPNYTKALLRRAASNSKLERWSDAVHDYEILRKDLPDDNEVAEGLFQAQVALKKSRGEEVYNMKFGGEVEEIFDSDQFKAVVASPGVSVVHFKRRSNIQCGH; encoded by the exons ATGTCACATTCCGGGGAAGGGAGACCCAGGTGGCTGCCGACGAGCCAGAGGAGGGCGACGACCCCaccgccgccaccgccaccgAGGGAACTGGGACTGGGGGCGCTCGCTGATGAGTTAAGAGACGTGCTATGCAACAAGCCGGACACGATCGACCTGAGGCTCGGGTCGCCGGTTTCCCCACATGGACTGCATTCTCATCCTGGCGGAGCTACCACCAGCTCGTCCGGCTCCTCCGGCCCCCCGACAACCAGGAAGGCAAGCAACAACAACTCGGGCGAGCTCTCAGCGGGGAGCAGCGGCAGCTccaatggtggtggtggcggcggcggtggcggggCAGGAGGAGGCAGCCCCACTGCGGAGAGCGTGCGCAACTCCGGTAGATCTGTCCGGACGGGGAACATCCTCGCCGCTGCTCCGCCAACGGAGAACCCTCCGGAGTCATCCTGCGTGAGGAGGTCGGTAGGCCCCGCGGCAACGGGGTTGCTGATCCAGTCGGGAAATCCGGTGAGGAGCAGCTCGCCGGTGACACCGGCGAAGACCGGGCGAAGCGACGTGCTTGGTTCCGGGATGGGGAATTATGGACATGGGAACGTAATGCGGGGTGGCGGGAAGCACAGTGACTTTCCGGCTCCTATGCCGGTGGCGGCGGGGAATATCCGGCTGGCAGGAGAATCCATGCTGGTGCGGCGGGCAATGGAGAGCGGAGACCCGGAGGAGGTGAGGAAGGCAGGGAACGAGCAGTACAAGAAGGGGCATTTCGTTGAAGCCCTGCGCCTTTATGACCGAGCGTTAGAGATCTCGCCTGACAATGCCGCTTGCCGAAGTAACCGAGCGGCTGCACTGACGGCTCTGGGGAGGCTGGTGGAGGCAGTCCGGGAGTGCGAGGAAGCGGTCCACTTCGACCCAAATTATGGAAGGGCGCACCAGAGGCTGGTCGGGTTATACCTCCG ACTAGGCCATGTGGAAAATGCAAGAAGGCATCTCTATTATTTTGGCCATCAACCAGACCCAGGAGAGCTGCAAAAACTGCAGATCATAGAGAGACATATAAGCAGATGCACTGATGCCCGGAAAATTGAAGACTGGAAGAGTGCTTTAAGGGAAGGTGATGCAGCCATTGCTGCTGGAGCAGAATCTTGTCCTCAT TTATTTGCATTACGGGCAGAAGTGCTGCTCAAACTCCACCGGCTGGATGAAGCAGATTCATCTCTATCTAGTCTGCCCAAGTTTGATTTACCCCTGCCTTCCTGTTCTCAGATCAAGTTCTTTGGAATGGTTGGTGACTCCTACTTGTGTTTTGTTCGTGCACAGGTCGAGATGTCATTGGGCAG GTTCGAGAATGCAGTTTCAGCAGCTGAAAAATCTGGGCAGTTAGATCCACATAACAATGAAATTTCAGTACTCCTGAGCAAGGTGAGAGCTGTTGCCAGAGCTCGAGCAAGAGGAAATGATCTTTTCAATGCTGGCAAGTTTGCCGAGGCGTGTTCTGCTTATGGAGAAGGTTTGGGTTATGATCCATCAAATCCTGTTCTATATTGCAATAGAGCAGCTTGTAGATCAAAGCTTGGCCAGTGGGAAAGGGCAATTGATGATTGCAATAATGCTCTGAGAATTCAACCCAATTACACCAAAGCTCTTCTTCGGCGAGCTGCTTCCAATAGCAAG TTGGAACGATGGTCAGATGCAGTTCATGATTATGAGATATTGAGGAAAGACTTACCAGATGACAATGAAGTAGCAGAGGGATTATTTCAGGCACAAGTTGCATTGAAGAAATCAAGAGGTGAGGAAGTATATAACATGAAGTTTGGGGGTGAAGTGGAAGAAATTTTTGACAGTGACCAATTCAAAGCAGTGGTTGCATCACCTG GTGTTTCAGTGGTGCATTTCAAGAGACGTTCAAACATACAAT GTGGACATTGA